A region from the Flexibacter flexilis DSM 6793 genome encodes:
- a CDS encoding Crp/Fnr family transcriptional regulator translates to MIFLTTYLLNEGLTTADVSQICACFELRTIRKGEFFVKENQKADYLGFVETGLLQYFVLLPDGQEKTTYMALSHTFMASLLALLSASPAAENIRAVTDATVWVITKTNLEKLRFEIQGFNAFYTHLLEWQICCIEKSRLDFLLLTAEQRYAKILEQEPHLLQQIPLQYLASMLGVTPRHLSRIRKNIR, encoded by the coding sequence ATGATTTTTTTGACCACATATTTACTAAATGAAGGATTGACCACCGCCGATGTGTCACAAATTTGTGCTTGCTTCGAGTTGCGAACAATTCGTAAAGGTGAATTTTTTGTGAAAGAAAATCAAAAGGCGGACTACTTGGGTTTTGTGGAAACAGGCTTGTTGCAATACTTTGTACTACTGCCCGATGGCCAAGAAAAAACAACGTATATGGCTCTTTCGCATACGTTCATGGCATCATTGTTGGCTTTGCTGAGTGCTTCGCCTGCCGCCGAAAATATCAGAGCTGTAACGGACGCGACGGTTTGGGTGATTACCAAAACCAATTTGGAAAAATTACGTTTTGAAATTCAGGGATTTAATGCTTTTTATACGCATCTGCTCGAATGGCAAATTTGTTGTATAGAAAAAAGTAGACTTGATTTTCTGTTGCTGACAGCCGAGCAACGCTACGCGAAAATACTTGAACAAGAGCCGCATTTACTGCAACAAATTCCGCTGCAATATTTGGCTTCGATGTTGGGTGTTACGCCGCGCCATTTGAGCCGTATCCGCAAAAATATTCGCTGA
- a CDS encoding mechanosensitive ion channel family protein, whose product MENTELLDAFRQLRSQWGIWGSTAIVAASVVLVYVFFYMLFRLLRAWILRENKALYPLLIKYAYRPSRSVAVVIGIMTALPLLELPPRFEKIINHGIELILITVIAHWLIRLITGTKFVMLMRYDNDLTDNLKARKVYTQFRIIERILIIAIIILAVGVGLMTFEKIRQVGVSLLASAGVIGVIMGLAAQRSIGMMFAGIQIAIAQPIRIEDVVVVEGEWGNVEEITLTYVSIRLWDERRLIVPINYFIEKPFQNWTRSSTNIMGTVMIYADYTIPISDLREAFTRFLRESSLWDGRVGTLVVTDATSETIQIRALMSSSNADYLFELRTFIREKLITYIRENYPNALPRRRVESFVQQVKTADEQPEEDPQNNSHEDNPMNLH is encoded by the coding sequence ATGGAAAATACAGAACTTTTAGACGCGTTCCGACAACTGCGCAGCCAATGGGGAATTTGGGGAAGTACGGCTATTGTGGCGGCCAGTGTCGTACTGGTTTATGTGTTCTTTTATATGCTGTTCAGGCTGTTGCGTGCATGGATTTTGCGCGAAAATAAAGCCTTGTATCCTTTACTTATCAAATACGCGTATCGTCCGAGCCGTTCGGTGGCGGTGGTTATTGGCATCATGACGGCCTTGCCTTTGCTGGAGTTGCCGCCACGCTTTGAAAAAATAATCAATCATGGCATAGAACTGATTTTGATTACGGTGATAGCGCATTGGCTCATTCGCCTTATCACGGGCACTAAGTTTGTGATGCTCATGCGCTACGACAACGACCTGACAGACAATCTCAAAGCCCGCAAGGTTTATACGCAATTCCGAATTATCGAACGCATTTTGATTATTGCCATTATTATTTTGGCGGTTGGCGTTGGGCTAATGACCTTCGAGAAAATACGACAAGTTGGCGTGAGTTTATTGGCTTCGGCGGGTGTGATAGGTGTGATTATGGGTTTGGCCGCGCAGCGCAGTATCGGAATGATGTTTGCTGGTATCCAAATCGCTATTGCCCAACCGATTCGTATAGAAGATGTAGTCGTGGTAGAAGGCGAATGGGGGAATGTGGAAGAAATTACGCTAACTTACGTGTCCATACGTCTTTGGGACGAACGCCGTCTGATTGTGCCTATCAATTATTTTATCGAAAAACCGTTCCAAAACTGGACGCGTTCTTCTACCAACATCATGGGAACGGTAATGATTTATGCCGATTATACCATTCCTATCAGCGACTTACGCGAGGCATTTACGCGATTTTTGCGCGAAAGTTCGCTTTGGGACGGTCGCGTCGGGACGTTGGTGGTTACTGATGCCACTTCTGAAACCATCCAAATTCGTGCCTTGATGAGTTCGTCTAATGCCGATTATTTGTTTGAATTGCGCACGTTTATTCGCGAAAAACTCATTACTTATATTCGCGAAAATTACCCGAATGCCTTGCCGCGCCGCCGTGTAGAATCTTTTGTGCAACAAGTAAAAACGGCGGACGAACAGCCCGAAGAAGATCCGCAAAACAACTCGCACGAAGATAATCCGATGAATTTGCATTAA
- a CDS encoding DUF4386 domain-containing protein, translating into MKIIIVNTNKTIGYLLICASFLLFIPYIILSIIFEYPVILRQETGIILTKFYQGNTNLILVWWAFAMVGLPILEACILLGQRLEKDFYFMRWATVLGIVGLVVQMLGLLRWVFVVPLLAKMYVKGDVITQKACVVAFQVVHQYGGVVLGEYVGQLFTIAWTIMLSSALQQSRLVPMWLAYFGYVASGIYLLAQTELVATVIESFLVIGWAGLVGSTLWLLWLLLLGVWLLRIK; encoded by the coding sequence ATGAAAATAATAATTGTTAATACCAATAAAACAATTGGTTATTTATTAATTTGTGCTAGTTTTTTGCTTTTTATTCCTTATATAATTTTGAGTATTATATTTGAATATCCAGTTATTTTAAGACAAGAAACTGGTATTATTCTGACTAAATTTTACCAAGGTAATACGAATTTAATATTGGTTTGGTGGGCTTTTGCTATGGTTGGTTTACCCATTTTGGAGGCCTGTATTTTGTTGGGGCAGCGTCTCGAAAAAGACTTTTACTTTATGCGTTGGGCTACGGTGCTGGGTATTGTGGGGTTGGTCGTGCAAATGCTGGGGCTTTTGCGCTGGGTGTTTGTAGTACCTCTATTGGCCAAAATGTATGTGAAGGGTGATGTTATAACTCAAAAAGCCTGTGTGGTGGCTTTTCAGGTGGTGCATCAGTATGGCGGGGTGGTTTTGGGTGAATATGTTGGCCAACTTTTTACAATTGCTTGGACGATTATGCTTTCTTCTGCGCTGCAACAGTCGCGCCTTGTACCTATGTGGTTGGCTTACTTTGGCTATGTAGCCTCAGGGATTTATTTATTAGCTCAAACTGAATTGGTGGCCACTGTTATCGAAAGTTTTTTGGTAATTGGCTGGGCGGGATTAGTGGGTAGTACCTTGTGGCTGCTGTGGTTGCTGCTGCTGGGTGTTTGGTTACTCAGAATAAAATAG
- a CDS encoding tetratricopeptide repeat protein — protein sequence MLLYLYSIIFMSWFGGGGISHIAQANELIKKAEYSYKHGDFAAATKHYSILVDTLHSGGERAVLNLAHCYYQSSDTAHASDYYHHLLGASDLAIRSVANQQLGLMAAQRQDIETAATYLKAALKADPTNNFARHNYIKIKKLQNQNAQQQPQNKDKDQKQEDKQKDNKGKGQNQQDNGQNQQQNQQDNKAQQGKEKSQGQQQDGKGQNQQQQTDKQNGKNQPQDQAQNKDGKGGKDKQGQNKTDKADAKGATGSPKDGKASKDATAQPKANAQKLADGNPQNGDGNDVAADPEQLKKMKISAEKANMILESMRSSEVQYLQQRKHKTESSNRRNKDKPDW from the coding sequence ATGTTATTGTATTTATATTCTATCATATTCATGTCGTGGTTTGGTGGTGGCGGTATTTCGCACATCGCGCAGGCCAACGAACTTATCAAAAAAGCGGAATACTCTTATAAACATGGCGATTTTGCGGCAGCAACCAAGCATTATAGCATTTTGGTGGACACGCTTCATAGCGGCGGCGAACGCGCCGTACTCAATTTGGCTCATTGTTACTATCAGTCTTCCGACACGGCGCACGCCTCAGACTATTATCATCACTTGTTAGGTGCGTCTGATTTGGCCATTCGCTCGGTAGCCAATCAACAATTAGGCCTCATGGCTGCCCAACGGCAAGACATCGAAACGGCAGCAACTTATCTCAAAGCCGCACTCAAAGCCGACCCGACTAATAACTTTGCAAGGCATAACTACATCAAAATCAAGAAATTGCAAAATCAAAACGCACAGCAGCAGCCACAAAATAAAGATAAAGACCAAAAACAAGAAGACAAGCAGAAAGACAATAAAGGTAAAGGCCAAAACCAACAAGACAACGGCCAGAACCAGCAGCAAAACCAACAAGATAATAAAGCCCAACAAGGAAAAGAGAAGTCGCAAGGCCAGCAGCAAGACGGAAAAGGTCAGAATCAGCAGCAGCAAACAGACAAACAAAACGGCAAAAATCAGCCACAAGACCAAGCCCAAAATAAAGACGGCAAGGGCGGCAAAGACAAACAAGGCCAAAATAAAACCGATAAGGCCGATGCCAAAGGTGCGACAGGCAGCCCGAAAGATGGCAAGGCCAGCAAAGATGCTACTGCACAGCCCAAAGCCAATGCCCAAAAGTTAGCAGACGGCAATCCGCAAAATGGCGACGGCAACGATGTGGCCGCCGACCCCGAACAACTCAAAAAAATGAAAATTTCGGCAGAAAAAGCCAACATGATTTTGGAAAGTATGCGCAGTAGTGAAGTGCAGTATCTGCAACAACGCAAGCATAAAACAGAATCGAGCAACCGCCGTAACAAAGACAAACCTGACTGGTAA
- a CDS encoding phosphatase PAP2 family protein: MIEKLIEFDHQLFLLLNGAHTAWLDAPMQLFSHRLAWLGLYAWLIYWLWKNALSKSVFAWQLAGIGLTLLLADRVSSGLLKPFFARLRPCHNPEFEGIIHLLEGCAGQFGFVSSHAANTFGAAMFFWLLWHKKWPSVRWLFAWAALVSYSRIYVGKHYPADVVAGACVGLACGWAAYWVYEQLKQRYAISV, from the coding sequence ATGATTGAGAAATTAATAGAATTTGACCACCAACTTTTTTTGTTGCTCAACGGGGCACATACCGCGTGGCTGGACGCGCCGATGCAGCTTTTTAGTCATCGTTTGGCTTGGCTGGGTTTGTACGCATGGCTGATTTATTGGCTTTGGAAAAACGCGCTTAGTAAATCTGTATTTGCGTGGCAATTGGCAGGCATTGGGCTTACGCTACTATTGGCCGACCGCGTTTCTTCGGGTTTACTCAAGCCGTTTTTTGCGCGTCTGCGTCCGTGTCATAACCCCGAATTTGAAGGAATTATACATTTGTTGGAAGGTTGCGCAGGGCAGTTTGGTTTTGTCTCGTCGCACGCGGCCAACACGTTTGGGGCGGCTATGTTTTTTTGGCTTTTGTGGCACAAAAAATGGCCTTCGGTGCGTTGGTTGTTTGCGTGGGCGGCTTTGGTTTCGTATAGCCGCATTTATGTAGGCAAGCATTACCCTGCCGATGTGGTGGCGGGTGCGTGTGTAGGTTTGGCTTGCGGTTGGGCTGCTTATTGGGTTTATGAGCAACTCAAACAACGATATGCCATTTCTGTTTAA
- a CDS encoding alpha-amylase family protein: MPFSQLIEHISDNKLVVYQLLVRLFGNANTRNQWYGSIAENGCGKFADITETALQYLKEMNVSHVWYTGVIEHATLTDYSAHGIAKNSPQIVKGRAGSPYAIIDYYDVAPDLAVSVPDRMQEFEQLVARTHAADLKVIIDFVPNHVARQYYSDSKPEGIQDLGQNDDKNLNFSARNNFYYLGKSEFLVPKGQYLPPDLQVKKPYKEQPARATGNDCFSPTPSIEDWYETIKLNYGVDYQNDKEQHFEPMPDTWLKMRDIVLFWCGKGVDGFRCDMAEMVPVAFWQWLISEIKAPYPNTIFIAEVYNPSLYYDYVQHGGFDYLYDKVGLYDMVRVLTCGYGNANDLTECWAKFKDYNNKLLRFMENHDEHRIASQQFAADPFRAQAGMVLTATLSTSPVMIYNGQEVGEPAQGDSGFSGDDGRTTIFDYFSMPEWTKLLNNGLFDGADLSIRQKQLHTFYQKLLGVTAHSPAIRSGATISLQEFNKGVSFDYNDTRLYSYIRYTQTERLLILANFEQKLLMKPVVKVPIEIWQQMGISASSRVRLTALLDNHPEVEVKIWHTIDPSEKTAGIPLVAEPYTGYIFRIEVLG; this comes from the coding sequence ATGCCATTTTCCCAACTCATAGAACACATTTCAGACAACAAACTTGTTGTATATCAACTACTTGTTAGACTTTTTGGTAACGCTAACACCCGCAATCAGTGGTACGGCAGCATAGCAGAAAATGGTTGTGGCAAGTTTGCAGACATCACGGAAACGGCTTTGCAATACCTTAAAGAAATGAACGTCTCGCACGTGTGGTACACGGGCGTAATCGAACACGCAACCCTTACGGATTATTCGGCTCATGGCATTGCCAAAAATAGTCCGCAAATCGTGAAAGGTCGTGCGGGTTCGCCTTATGCCATCATCGATTATTATGATGTTGCGCCAGATTTGGCCGTATCCGTCCCTGACCGAATGCAGGAGTTCGAGCAGTTGGTGGCACGCACACACGCGGCAGACCTGAAAGTGATTATTGATTTTGTACCTAACCACGTAGCCCGCCAATACTATTCGGACAGCAAGCCCGAAGGCATACAAGATTTGGGACAAAATGATGACAAAAACCTCAATTTTTCAGCCCGAAACAATTTTTATTATTTAGGAAAAAGTGAATTTTTAGTTCCTAAAGGCCAGTATTTACCACCCGATTTGCAGGTCAAAAAACCGTACAAAGAGCAGCCAGCACGCGCCACAGGTAACGATTGTTTTTCGCCTACTCCGAGCATAGAAGACTGGTATGAAACCATAAAACTTAACTACGGTGTTGATTATCAAAACGATAAAGAACAACACTTTGAGCCCATGCCTGATACTTGGCTGAAAATGCGCGACATCGTGCTATTTTGGTGCGGAAAGGGTGTGGACGGTTTTCGGTGCGATATGGCCGAAATGGTGCCCGTTGCTTTTTGGCAATGGCTTATCAGCGAAATTAAAGCACCGTATCCGAACACTATTTTTATTGCAGAAGTATATAACCCCTCGTTGTATTACGACTATGTGCAGCACGGCGGCTTTGATTATTTGTACGATAAAGTGGGGCTTTACGACATGGTGCGCGTGCTTACTTGCGGCTATGGCAATGCCAACGACCTGACGGAATGCTGGGCAAAATTTAAAGACTACAACAACAAACTATTGCGGTTCATGGAAAACCACGATGAACACCGCATCGCTTCGCAGCAGTTTGCCGCCGACCCTTTCCGCGCACAAGCAGGCATGGTACTGACCGCCACCCTCAGTACAAGCCCCGTAATGATTTACAATGGCCAAGAAGTGGGCGAACCCGCGCAAGGCGACAGCGGCTTTAGTGGCGACGATGGCCGCACTACAATTTTCGATTATTTCTCCATGCCCGAATGGACAAAGCTACTCAACAACGGGCTTTTTGATGGCGCAGACTTGAGCATCCGACAAAAACAATTACATACTTTTTATCAAAAACTTTTGGGTGTAACGGCTCACAGTCCCGCTATTCGAAGTGGCGCAACTATCTCGCTACAAGAGTTTAACAAAGGTGTAAGTTTTGACTACAACGACACGCGACTGTATAGTTACATTCGCTATACGCAAACCGAACGCCTGCTTATTTTGGCAAACTTTGAACAAAAACTATTAATGAAACCAGTGGTCAAAGTACCGATAGAGATTTGGCAACAAATGGGTATTAGTGCCAGTTCGCGCGTGCGGCTAACGGCTCTGCTCGACAATCACCCCGAAGTGGAAGTAAAAATTTGGCATACCATAGACCCCAGCGAAAAAACGGCAGGGATTCCGTTGGTAGCCGAGCCTTACACGGGCTATATTTTCAGAATCGAAGTATTAGGCTAA
- a CDS encoding RNA polymerase sigma factor: MEDGEILQRIKRGDESALDYLYRKHYKMMAKMILRNSGTEDEAKDIFQDALIVFWEKVISDKLVLTSKISTFLYSICQNLWRKELDRKSKLSAEQTDNIDDTDPDLQERIAIVNQCIAMLGDTCKRLLTHYYFDKLSMSDIAEKMGFANADTAKTKKYKCKQELDKKIKSLYKASDFLD; the protein is encoded by the coding sequence ATGGAAGACGGGGAAATACTGCAACGAATAAAACGCGGAGATGAGTCAGCTTTAGACTACTTGTATCGGAAACATTACAAGATGATGGCTAAAATGATTCTTCGCAATTCTGGGACAGAAGATGAAGCGAAAGACATTTTTCAAGATGCCTTAATTGTGTTTTGGGAAAAAGTAATTTCGGATAAGCTGGTGCTTACCTCAAAAATAAGCACGTTTCTGTACAGCATCTGCCAAAATTTGTGGCGAAAAGAATTAGATAGAAAGTCTAAGTTGTCGGCCGAACAGACCGACAATATAGATGACACAGACCCTGACCTGCAAGAACGAATAGCTATTGTAAATCAATGTATTGCAATGCTGGGCGATACCTGCAAGCGATTGCTGACACATTACTATTTCGACAAGTTGTCTATGAGCGATATTGCCGAAAAAATGGGCTTTGCCAATGCCGATACGGCCAAAACCAAAAAGTATAAGTGCAAGCAAGAACTCGACAAGAAAATCAAATCGCTTTATAAAGCCAGCGATTTCTTAGACTAA
- a CDS encoding NAD(P)/FAD-dependent oxidoreductase, with amino-acid sequence MSQKNTLPSFTPILIVGAGPAGATASLTLSHLGMEHLIIDKATFPRDKICGDGLDLKIPRIFKHLNRPEWTEELLNTPDIFLPAWGVRMVAPNGRATDNIYTPPADTKAYPPFVTAKRQDFDNFLVNKIASPYADLRTDASLEALRRTPQGWEADILYQNQLQTVACQLLMAADGDHSTILRHLQQRKIDRVHYASSVRVYYKNVAGLHPQNLIEFHFRKELPMGYFWIFPLPNGCANVGLGIQSRIAAERDVNLRAVLDKLLYHTPDISPRFEQAQALEPVKGWGIPLASRRRNCVGDNYMLLGDAASLVNPLNGEGIGTAMLSGYIAAHYAQKAIQRNNFTAQTLAGYEQDMSLRLQDEVKAYNMALRFDHKRWYFPTLNTLFALNIPNRWMKKSMHQWHNTAFEQEIKLRFLNQ; translated from the coding sequence ATGAGCCAAAAAAATACGTTACCGTCATTTACGCCGATTTTGATTGTGGGGGCTGGGCCTGCTGGCGCAACGGCTTCGCTTACTTTGTCGCATTTGGGCATGGAGCATTTGATTATTGACAAAGCAACGTTCCCACGAGACAAAATCTGCGGTGATGGTCTCGACCTCAAAATTCCGCGTATTTTTAAGCACCTGAACCGCCCCGAATGGACAGAAGAACTGCTCAATACGCCCGATATTTTTTTGCCTGCGTGGGGTGTGCGAATGGTTGCGCCCAATGGCCGCGCCACCGACAATATTTACACACCTCCCGCCGACACTAAAGCTTATCCGCCATTCGTAACAGCCAAGCGGCAGGATTTTGATAATTTTTTGGTGAATAAAATTGCCTCGCCGTATGCCGACTTGCGCACGGACGCATCATTGGAAGCATTACGCCGCACGCCGCAGGGCTGGGAAGCGGATATTTTGTATCAAAATCAGTTGCAAACTGTTGCTTGCCAGTTGCTTATGGCAGCCGATGGCGACCATTCCACCATACTCAGGCACTTACAACAACGCAAGATAGACCGCGTACATTATGCCTCGTCGGTGCGTGTTTATTACAAAAATGTGGCTGGCCTGCATCCGCAAAATCTCATCGAATTTCATTTTCGGAAAGAATTGCCAATGGGTTATTTCTGGATTTTCCCGTTGCCCAATGGCTGCGCTAATGTGGGGCTGGGCATTCAGAGCCGCATTGCCGCCGAGCGTGATGTAAATCTTCGGGCGGTGTTGGATAAATTGCTGTATCATACGCCTGACATTAGCCCACGTTTTGAGCAAGCGCAAGCCCTCGAACCCGTGAAAGGCTGGGGTATTCCGTTGGCTTCGCGCCGCCGCAATTGTGTCGGAGACAATTATATGTTGTTGGGCGATGCGGCTTCGTTGGTCAATCCCCTGAACGGCGAAGGCATCGGAACGGCGATGTTGTCGGGCTACATCGCGGCGCACTATGCCCAAAAAGCCATACAACGCAACAATTTTACGGCTCAAACGCTTGCGGGCTACGAACAAGACATGAGCTTGCGCCTCCAAGACGAAGTAAAAGCCTATAACATGGCTTTACGCTTCGACCATAAACGCTGGTATTTCCCGACGCTGAACACGCTTTTTGCGTTAAATATACCAAACCGTTGGATGAAAAAATCTATGCACCAATGGCATAACACAGCCTTTGAACAAGAAATTAAACTTCGATTTTTGAATCAATAA
- a CDS encoding c-type heme family protein: MKTLLYMALLASVVACSPPSGENDNMRSVAKEMKSRKIRRVTQAQILEQAQMLGDRVAKQASDLLDKNMADTLGSCVSLNKNITDTLLPSFKFTEIKRFALRAHTLTRATDATEQQLLDAYRYNDRNHISMSSNLQAIGDTTILYNAPIILTNSCLRCHGQAGKDVTALQQKFPKDTLTGYAAGQTIGIWSIKLHKPSVVLSVE, from the coding sequence ATGAAAACACTTTTGTACATGGCTTTGCTCGCAAGCGTTGTGGCTTGTAGCCCTCCAAGTGGCGAAAACGATAATATGCGTTCGGTGGCTAAAGAAATGAAATCCCGCAAAATTAGGCGTGTTACGCAGGCGCAAATTTTGGAACAGGCGCAAATGCTCGGCGACCGCGTAGCCAAGCAAGCCAGTGATTTACTCGACAAAAACATGGCGGATACACTCGGCTCGTGTGTGTCTTTGAATAAAAACATTACCGATACGCTGTTGCCGAGTTTTAAATTTACGGAAATAAAACGCTTTGCATTGCGTGCGCATACGCTTACTCGCGCCACAGATGCCACCGAACAGCAACTTTTGGACGCGTATCGCTACAACGACCGCAACCATATCAGCATGAGCAGTAATTTGCAGGCCATCGGCGATACTACGATTTTGTATAACGCACCTATTATCTTGACAAACAGTTGTTTGCGTTGTCATGGCCAAGCGGGAAAAGACGTAACAGCATTGCAACAAAAATTCCCAAAAGATACGCTCACGGGCTACGCAGCAGGCCAAACCATTGGTATTTGGAGCATTAAGCTGCATAAACCTTCGGTCGTGCTTTCTGTCGAATAA